A single region of the Arthrobacter sp. PAMC25564 genome encodes:
- a CDS encoding FtsW/RodA/SpoVE family cell cycle protein, giving the protein MTPIDTAPKPRRNVELVLLILALAVGIGANALVGVDRQKAFDTDFWFQSSLLAAAALAFHVVLRIRAKYADPVILPIVVALNGLGFAMIHRLDRVGEDTGNNQLRWTLVAMAVSIAVIWFLKDHRILRRFTFISLALSAVLLVLPLVPGISAGEVLGASVWIRIGSMTFQPGEIAKVTLAVFFAGYLSSNRDLILLAGRKIGPLQFPRFKDMGPMITAWLVSIGVLVFQRDLGTSILFFGLFLAMIYVATSRISWVIIGVVLMAGGGFVASKVFSHVALRIDGWINAFTPEVYGRQFGGSLQIVEGLFGMANGGLVGTGLGQGRPNLVPFANSDMIIASFGEELGLIGLFAIVLMYLLLFTRGFRAALGTRDAFGKLLATGLSFAIALQCFVVIGGVTRLIPLTGLTTPFLAAGGSSLLANWIIVGLLLMISHTARSPVDTTPMQPGQDPGTRKGTPAMPSKPAAVPGKLTTPDAPTEAVKHL; this is encoded by the coding sequence ATGACACCGATCGACACCGCACCCAAGCCGCGACGCAACGTGGAACTGGTCCTGCTGATCCTGGCCCTCGCCGTCGGCATCGGCGCGAACGCCCTCGTGGGCGTGGACCGGCAGAAGGCCTTCGACACCGACTTCTGGTTCCAGTCGAGCCTCCTGGCAGCGGCTGCCCTGGCTTTCCACGTGGTGCTCCGTATCCGGGCTAAGTATGCTGATCCGGTAATACTTCCCATCGTGGTGGCCCTGAACGGCCTCGGATTCGCGATGATCCACCGCCTGGACCGGGTGGGCGAAGATACCGGAAACAACCAGCTCCGCTGGACGCTGGTCGCCATGGCAGTGTCCATCGCCGTCATCTGGTTCCTGAAGGACCACCGGATCCTGCGCCGTTTCACCTTCATTTCACTGGCCCTCAGCGCCGTCCTGCTGGTCCTGCCGCTCGTGCCGGGCATCTCCGCCGGCGAGGTCCTGGGCGCCAGCGTCTGGATCAGGATCGGTTCCATGACCTTCCAGCCGGGTGAGATCGCCAAGGTCACCCTGGCCGTATTCTTCGCCGGGTATCTTTCGTCCAACCGGGACCTGATCCTGCTGGCGGGCCGCAAGATCGGGCCGTTGCAGTTCCCCCGGTTCAAGGACATGGGACCAATGATTACGGCGTGGCTCGTGAGCATCGGCGTGCTCGTCTTCCAGCGTGACCTCGGCACCTCAATCCTGTTCTTCGGCTTGTTCCTGGCGATGATCTACGTCGCTACGAGCCGCATCAGCTGGGTGATCATCGGCGTCGTACTTATGGCCGGCGGCGGCTTCGTGGCATCAAAGGTCTTCTCGCACGTGGCCCTCCGGATCGACGGGTGGATCAACGCCTTCACCCCCGAGGTCTATGGGCGGCAGTTCGGCGGAAGCCTTCAGATTGTCGAAGGCCTGTTCGGCATGGCCAACGGCGGACTGGTCGGTACCGGCCTCGGCCAGGGACGCCCCAACCTCGTGCCCTTCGCCAACAGCGACATGATCATCGCCTCCTTCGGCGAAGAGCTCGGACTGATTGGCCTCTTCGCGATCGTCCTGATGTACTTGCTGCTCTTCACCCGCGGCTTCCGCGCCGCCCTCGGCACCCGGGACGCCTTTGGCAAGCTGCTGGCCACCGGGCTCTCGTTCGCCATCGCCCTGCAGTGTTTCGTCGTGATCGGCGGCGTCACCCGGCTCATCCCGCTCACCGGCCTGACCACCCCGTTCCTGGCCGCCGGCGGCTCCTCCCTGCTGGCTAACTGGATCATCGTCGGGCTGCTGCTGATGATCTCGCACACCGCGCGGAGCCCGGTGGACACCACCCCAATGCAGCCCGGACAGGATCCGGGAACCAGGAAGGGAACCCCTGCCATGCCTTCGAAGCCGGCTGCGGTCCCCGGCAAGCTGACAACTCCCGACGCACCCACCGAGGCGGTGAAGCACCTGTGA
- a CDS encoding penicillin-binding protein 2, with protein MNQAIRNSWIAAIAMFALIFGALSYVQVIGADELKANAWNKRALLQNYCNDRGAIIVGGTPIAQSVPATESCKFQRTYTQPELYAGITGYFSKNYGLSGLEKSMDGQLAGSSDQLFLDRIGQLFLGNQPKGASVELTLDPKIQKLAYDLIPEGQRGSIVVTNPKTGAILAMVSKPSYDPNLIATQDPDAEQENINALNKIPGINLNQNVSGPTGALLAPGSVFKLVDTAAALTSGKYNKDSELPNPAEMPFPGIQYKLPNYAGGNCYTRTTATFAFALQQSCNTPFASIALDLGEKAIADQAEKFGFGQDWGDQLKLDFAPSVFPKDLDQAGLAQSAIGQRDVRATPLQINMMTAAIANGGVQMQPNLIKAVRSPDLRAISEPKPQALRTSTTPEISKQITEWMTSVVSDGIARGAAVNGVQVAGKTGTAELGTGLNNSWFTGFAPANDPQVAVTIVMQGVDITTGAQLTSPNAKKIFEAVLNK; from the coding sequence GTGAACCAGGCCATCCGCAATTCATGGATTGCCGCGATCGCGATGTTCGCCCTGATCTTCGGTGCCCTCAGCTACGTCCAGGTCATCGGGGCGGACGAGCTCAAGGCCAATGCCTGGAACAAGCGCGCCCTTCTTCAGAACTACTGCAATGACCGCGGCGCGATCATCGTCGGCGGCACCCCGATTGCACAGTCCGTTCCCGCCACAGAGAGCTGCAAGTTCCAGCGCACTTACACCCAGCCCGAGCTGTACGCAGGGATCACCGGCTATTTCTCCAAGAACTACGGACTGTCCGGGCTTGAGAAGTCCATGGACGGCCAGCTTGCCGGCAGCTCGGACCAGCTCTTCCTGGACCGGATCGGCCAGCTCTTCCTCGGAAACCAGCCCAAGGGCGCCTCGGTGGAGCTCACCCTCGATCCCAAGATCCAGAAGCTTGCCTACGATCTCATCCCTGAGGGGCAGCGCGGCTCGATCGTGGTGACCAACCCTAAGACCGGCGCGATCCTCGCGATGGTGTCCAAGCCGTCCTACGATCCCAACCTGATCGCCACCCAGGATCCGGATGCCGAACAGGAGAACATCAACGCGCTGAACAAGATCCCCGGGATCAACCTGAACCAGAACGTCAGCGGACCGACCGGCGCCCTGTTGGCTCCCGGATCGGTCTTCAAACTGGTTGACACGGCTGCGGCACTCACCTCGGGCAAGTACAACAAGGACAGCGAGCTGCCCAACCCGGCGGAAATGCCCTTCCCCGGCATCCAGTACAAGCTCCCCAACTACGCGGGCGGCAATTGCTATACGCGGACGACGGCGACTTTCGCCTTCGCGCTGCAGCAGTCCTGCAATACCCCGTTCGCCAGCATCGCCCTCGATCTGGGGGAGAAGGCAATTGCCGACCAGGCGGAAAAGTTCGGCTTCGGCCAGGACTGGGGCGACCAGCTGAAGCTGGACTTCGCCCCGAGTGTCTTCCCGAAAGACCTCGACCAGGCCGGGCTGGCACAGTCCGCAATCGGCCAGCGCGACGTCCGGGCCACGCCGCTCCAGATCAACATGATGACCGCGGCGATCGCGAACGGGGGCGTACAGATGCAACCGAACCTGATCAAGGCCGTGCGTTCACCGGATCTGCGGGCCATCAGCGAGCCGAAGCCCCAGGCGCTGCGGACGTCCACCACGCCGGAAATCTCGAAGCAGATCACCGAGTGGATGACGAGCGTCGTCAGTGACGGCATCGCCCGGGGCGCGGCGGTGAATGGGGTCCAGGTTGCCGGAAAAACCGGCACCGCTGAACTCGGCACCGGCCTGAACAACTCATGGTTTACCGGGTTTGCCCCGGCGAATGACCCGCAAGTGGCCGTCACCATCGTCATGCAAGGCGTAGACATCACCACCGGCGCACAGCTAACCAGTCCGAACGCGAAGAAGATTTTTGAGGCGGTGTTGAATAAGTGA
- a CDS encoding protein kinase: MRPTSGITLGGRFQLTTRIAIGGMGEVWKAKDLILGRIVAIKVLKEEYTGDPGFLQRFRAEARHTALLNHVGIANVFDYGEEEGSAYLVMELVPGQPLSSIIEHEQVLSPDRTLSLIAQTARALSIAHAQGLVHRDIKPGNLLITPDGRVKVTDFGIARLADQVPLTQTGQVMGTAQYLAPEQATGQTATGASDIYSLGVIGYECLAGHRPFSGESQIAIALAQVNDAPPPLPENLPKPVRALLMSMLAKDPKNRPANAIKLSEAAEAIRRGDIAAAHAAVPGMLLFEAATGPITAPVEVPTAATSVIGASAAGDSSTSATSALPVLGAAGAGAAAGLAAGAAAASGYGARDALSRADALAAERNWVQEDEEYEEPLDEPERRGRGRSPWTWPLIALILLVVFALVGVFLSQAGILFPAQSSSSSSAAASSAKPSSTSASPTSATPTPSPSPSSATPTQSTPVAINLIPDAYRGRPYNEVRNELIGLKLGVTGAEVFNNATPGTVIDIDPSGPVQPGQTIKVSYSKGPQPATVPSIKSGAKEADVQLAIQNAGLRWVKGADVDPINKEAEGTFVSSDPAPGSDVTAGSVVTYHLAKAATTPTTKSTP, from the coding sequence GTGAGGCCTACATCAGGAATCACCCTCGGCGGCAGATTCCAGCTGACCACGCGCATTGCGATCGGCGGCATGGGAGAAGTCTGGAAAGCCAAAGACCTGATCCTTGGCCGCATCGTCGCCATCAAGGTGCTCAAGGAGGAGTACACGGGCGATCCCGGGTTCCTCCAGCGGTTCCGGGCCGAGGCGCGGCACACCGCGCTCCTGAACCACGTGGGCATCGCCAACGTCTTTGACTACGGCGAGGAAGAGGGCTCCGCCTACCTCGTGATGGAACTGGTCCCAGGGCAGCCGCTGAGCAGCATCATCGAACATGAACAGGTGCTCTCGCCGGACCGTACCCTCTCCCTGATCGCCCAGACCGCGCGGGCGCTCTCAATCGCCCACGCGCAGGGCCTCGTGCACCGCGACATCAAGCCGGGCAACCTGCTGATCACCCCGGACGGCCGCGTCAAGGTCACCGACTTCGGTATCGCCCGCCTGGCCGACCAGGTCCCCCTGACGCAGACCGGGCAGGTGATGGGTACCGCCCAGTACCTGGCCCCGGAACAGGCCACCGGCCAGACGGCGACCGGCGCCTCCGACATCTATTCGCTCGGCGTGATCGGCTACGAGTGCCTCGCCGGACACCGTCCATTCTCCGGCGAATCCCAGATCGCCATTGCCCTGGCCCAGGTCAACGATGCTCCCCCGCCGCTGCCGGAAAACCTGCCCAAGCCGGTCCGGGCCCTGCTGATGTCCATGCTGGCCAAGGACCCGAAGAACCGCCCGGCCAACGCCATCAAACTCTCCGAGGCAGCGGAGGCCATCCGCAGGGGTGACATCGCCGCCGCCCACGCCGCCGTTCCCGGCATGCTTCTCTTCGAGGCGGCAACGGGGCCCATCACGGCACCCGTGGAGGTCCCCACTGCGGCGACGAGCGTCATCGGCGCCAGCGCAGCAGGGGACAGCTCGACGTCGGCCACCTCGGCGCTGCCCGTCCTCGGCGCCGCCGGTGCCGGCGCCGCGGCAGGGCTGGCCGCCGGAGCTGCCGCGGCCAGCGGCTACGGGGCCCGCGACGCGCTCTCCCGCGCCGATGCCCTGGCAGCGGAGCGGAACTGGGTGCAGGAGGACGAGGAATACGAGGAGCCACTGGATGAACCGGAACGCCGCGGCCGCGGTCGCAGCCCCTGGACGTGGCCGCTGATTGCCCTGATCCTGCTTGTGGTCTTCGCCCTGGTCGGTGTTTTCCTCAGCCAGGCCGGCATCCTCTTCCCCGCGCAGTCCTCGTCCAGCAGCAGCGCCGCCGCCAGCAGCGCAAAGCCCAGCTCCACGAGTGCCTCGCCGACGTCGGCGACCCCCACCCCCAGCCCTTCCCCCAGCTCCGCGACGCCCACCCAGTCCACCCCTGTGGCCATCAACCTGATTCCGGATGCTTACCGCGGCCGGCCGTACAACGAGGTCCGCAATGAGCTGATCGGCCTGAAGCTGGGCGTCACCGGCGCCGAGGTCTTCAATAATGCGACCCCCGGCACCGTGATCGATATCGACCCGTCCGGGCCGGTCCAGCCCGGTCAAACCATCAAGGTGAGCTACTCCAAGGGGCCCCAGCCGGCTACGGTTCCCTCGATCAAGTCCGGCGCGAAGGAGGCGGACGTGCAGTTGGCCATCCAGAACGCGGGGCTGCGCTGGGTCAAGGGCGCCGATGTCGACCCCATCAACAAGGAAGCCGAAGGCACGTTTGTCAGCTCCGACCCTGCACCCGGCAGCGACGTCACCGCCGGTTCCGTGGTGACTTACCACCTGGCCAAAGCCGCAACAACTCCCACCACAAAGTCGACACCCTAG
- the pknB gene encoding Stk1 family PASTA domain-containing Ser/Thr kinase: MSTSPRTPSHREDRRPENTQRVLSGRYELGDLIGRGGMADVFRGVDTRLGRTVAVKLLRSDLARDPQFQARFKREAQAVAALNHHSIVAVYDTGDHAVPGDHDDSIRVPYIVMEFVSGKTIRELIRAKEVTIDQAIDFTLGVLAALDYSHKAGIVHRDIKPANVMFCPDSNSIKVMDFGIARAMADSAATMTQTQAVVGTAQYLSPEQARGETVDARSDLYSAGCLLYEMLAGRPPFVGDSPVSVAYQHVREIPELASSLNPEISEALDSVLVKALQKNRADRFQDAAAFGRALRAARAGVGVDPLGLNEIPTSPTNTVDGSSGIAPTAAFSPTGAKSPDQALTGRPHPTRLGLGDDAAIPAHDTEVYPAADTGSLPLVLPAAREHTQLQRSRRRTWIATLVILTVLVLTGGGLWLYNMMNQQPAPVAKVVVPSVTSLTESEALQKLYNAGIQPQLNRLRHATIAKGIAIGTVPDSGSSVERNSNITLNISEGPGVITIPADLPGRTEAAARDDLRQKGLAGVPFTTMTNSPTVPAGVVITTKPAPGQNVAVGSTVELVVSNGKVAMPQLIGLPLAEAEAALKDLGLAMTVKEVENSQVEPGKVTAQSDAADAQIEQGKNITVTVAKAPPPPPTPTPTPTPTSTPTSTRSSKSNTEGLSLGQLLP, encoded by the coding sequence ATGTCGACTTCACCCCGCACACCGTCACACAGGGAGGACCGCCGCCCTGAGAACACGCAGCGCGTCCTCAGCGGGCGCTATGAGCTGGGTGATCTGATCGGCCGGGGCGGAATGGCGGATGTTTTCCGCGGGGTCGACACCCGGCTGGGACGCACCGTGGCCGTAAAGCTGCTGCGTTCGGATCTGGCCAGGGATCCGCAATTCCAGGCGCGGTTCAAGCGCGAGGCGCAGGCCGTGGCCGCGCTGAACCACCACTCGATCGTGGCCGTTTATGACACCGGAGACCACGCGGTCCCGGGCGATCACGACGACAGCATCCGGGTGCCTTACATCGTGATGGAGTTCGTTTCCGGCAAGACGATCCGTGAGCTGATCAGGGCGAAGGAAGTCACGATCGATCAGGCGATCGACTTCACCCTGGGGGTGCTCGCAGCCCTCGACTACAGTCACAAGGCAGGGATCGTCCACCGCGATATCAAGCCGGCCAACGTGATGTTCTGTCCTGACTCCAACAGCATCAAGGTCATGGACTTCGGCATCGCGCGGGCCATGGCGGACTCGGCCGCGACCATGACGCAGACCCAGGCCGTGGTGGGCACGGCCCAGTACCTCTCCCCGGAGCAGGCACGCGGAGAAACCGTGGACGCCCGCAGCGACCTGTATTCTGCCGGCTGCCTGCTGTATGAAATGCTGGCCGGCCGCCCGCCGTTCGTCGGGGACAGCCCCGTTTCCGTGGCCTACCAGCACGTGCGCGAGATCCCGGAACTGGCCAGCAGTCTGAACCCTGAGATTTCCGAAGCCCTGGACAGCGTGCTGGTGAAGGCACTGCAGAAGAACCGGGCGGACCGGTTCCAGGATGCGGCGGCCTTCGGGCGCGCCCTCCGTGCGGCGCGCGCCGGCGTCGGCGTGGACCCGCTGGGATTGAACGAGATTCCCACCAGCCCCACCAACACCGTCGATGGGTCCAGCGGCATTGCGCCGACCGCCGCATTCTCGCCAACCGGGGCAAAGTCCCCGGATCAGGCACTTACTGGCCGGCCGCATCCGACGCGTCTCGGCTTGGGCGATGACGCAGCCATTCCGGCCCATGATACCGAGGTCTATCCCGCCGCGGACACGGGCAGTCTTCCGCTGGTTCTGCCAGCCGCCCGCGAACACACCCAGCTTCAGCGGTCGCGCCGCCGGACCTGGATTGCCACGCTCGTGATTCTCACCGTCCTGGTCCTGACCGGTGGCGGCCTGTGGCTGTACAACATGATGAACCAGCAGCCCGCGCCGGTGGCGAAGGTCGTGGTCCCTTCGGTGACATCGCTGACCGAGTCCGAGGCCCTGCAGAAGCTCTACAACGCCGGCATCCAGCCGCAGCTCAACAGGCTCCGGCACGCAACCATCGCCAAGGGCATTGCCATCGGCACGGTTCCGGATTCGGGGAGCTCGGTGGAACGCAATTCGAACATCACGCTCAACATATCGGAGGGCCCGGGCGTCATCACCATCCCCGCGGATCTGCCTGGCCGTACCGAGGCGGCCGCGCGCGATGACCTGCGCCAGAAAGGGCTGGCCGGTGTGCCCTTCACAACCATGACGAACAGCCCCACGGTTCCGGCCGGCGTCGTCATCACCACCAAACCTGCCCCGGGGCAGAACGTGGCCGTGGGGAGCACGGTGGAACTCGTGGTGTCCAACGGCAAGGTAGCCATGCCGCAGCTGATCGGGCTGCCGCTGGCCGAGGCTGAAGCGGCGCTTAAGGACCTCGGGCTGGCCATGACGGTCAAGGAAGTCGAAAACTCCCAGGTGGAACCGGGGAAGGTGACCGCGCAGAGTGACGCCGCGGACGCCCAGATCGAACAGGGCAAGAACATCACGGTTACGGTGGCGAAGGCCCCGCCGCCCCCGCCAACACCCACGCCCACGCCCACACCTACATCGACGCCGACATCGACCAGGAGCAGCAAGAGCAACACGGAAGGCCTCAGCCTGGGCCAGCTCCTCCCCTAG
- a CDS encoding sialidase family protein: MTSYLPSVDAAPIPLVDPEVEHVLAVRGVGGYRQYRIPALAVSLQGTVLAAYDGRPNLDDLPSPIDLLLRRSTDSGRTWESQQVVRTGVGLNGYGDPSLLVDAETGRIFIFHAAGTRAGFFEAAAGLQPDDDVQHCDISFSDDDGLTWQHRRITGQLKLRPATGGAGGPDITGLFASAGQGVQIHAGPFQGRLVQQFVVLAGGEIMAASAYSDDHGENWMLGDLIGAGPDGIGPNENKVAVLADGRLLLHSRATPRRLAAMSEEGGHSWSPLIPVEDLPDPSDNGSLVRFDGVPALRAFASESTGSWLLASNNQDAQLRRNTVLSLSPDNGLTWPAKLLLCPGSSAYSTAARLPDGNIGVLYERQGYREIVFISLPAEQLTDQLTAAKETPSPGAGPGLLFHMELRSITPGLPPVWQNAGEFHIIAPGGDWGVHTWKEIGQGYSPERVQVIGSREAQDLNYGPIIPGYKAGDILAFTGRVRNEGSQAATAVRLSGPGAGAFPSADLAPGDEALYFTPSYTVTEEDVARGALKLVFAVEGTCEGTVVRLGRRFHFDMATGAVQVEESPAC; the protein is encoded by the coding sequence ATGACATCCTACCTTCCATCGGTTGATGCCGCGCCTATACCGCTGGTTGATCCCGAGGTTGAACACGTCCTTGCGGTCCGAGGTGTCGGTGGATACCGGCAATACCGGATCCCGGCCTTGGCGGTGTCGCTGCAGGGCACCGTGCTGGCGGCCTACGATGGGCGTCCCAACCTTGATGACCTGCCCAGCCCGATCGATCTCCTGCTGCGCCGCAGTACTGACAGCGGACGGACCTGGGAAAGCCAGCAGGTCGTGCGCACCGGCGTCGGGCTTAACGGCTACGGTGACCCGAGCCTCCTGGTTGATGCTGAAACCGGACGGATTTTCATTTTCCATGCTGCGGGGACGCGTGCCGGCTTCTTCGAAGCCGCGGCCGGGCTGCAGCCGGATGATGATGTCCAGCACTGCGATATCAGCTTCTCCGATGACGACGGTTTGACCTGGCAGCATCGCCGGATCACCGGACAGTTGAAGCTCCGCCCGGCCACTGGCGGCGCGGGCGGCCCGGATATCACAGGGCTCTTCGCATCGGCCGGGCAGGGCGTTCAAATTCATGCCGGGCCTTTCCAAGGCAGGTTGGTGCAGCAGTTTGTCGTCCTGGCCGGCGGGGAGATCATGGCAGCCTCGGCGTATAGCGATGACCACGGCGAGAATTGGATGCTCGGGGATCTCATCGGCGCCGGGCCCGACGGCATCGGTCCCAACGAGAACAAGGTCGCCGTCCTCGCAGACGGCCGGCTTCTGCTGCATAGTCGGGCCACTCCCCGTCGTCTGGCGGCTATGTCGGAGGAGGGCGGCCATAGCTGGAGCCCGTTGATTCCAGTCGAGGACCTGCCGGATCCAAGCGACAACGGTTCGCTGGTGCGTTTTGACGGCGTGCCAGCGTTGAGGGCTTTCGCTTCGGAGTCCACTGGCTCCTGGCTCCTGGCCAGCAACAACCAGGACGCCCAGCTGCGACGCAACACGGTCCTCAGCCTTTCCCCTGACAACGGCCTGACCTGGCCTGCCAAGCTGCTCCTGTGCCCCGGAAGCTCCGCGTATTCGACGGCTGCACGGCTGCCGGACGGCAATATCGGGGTCCTGTATGAGCGGCAGGGATACCGGGAAATAGTATTCATTTCCCTCCCTGCCGAGCAGCTCACAGATCAACTCACTGCGGCAAAGGAGACTCCGTCGCCCGGTGCCGGCCCTGGCCTGCTCTTCCACATGGAACTGCGCTCCATCACTCCTGGCCTCCCCCCTGTCTGGCAGAATGCCGGGGAGTTCCACATCATTGCTCCGGGTGGTGACTGGGGGGTCCACACCTGGAAGGAAATCGGGCAGGGCTATTCGCCGGAACGGGTTCAGGTGATCGGAAGCCGGGAGGCGCAGGATCTGAACTATGGTCCGATCATCCCGGGCTATAAGGCGGGCGACATCCTTGCTTTCACCGGGCGCGTTCGAAATGAAGGGTCCCAGGCGGCGACGGCTGTCCGGCTGTCAGGACCGGGGGCCGGGGCATTCCCATCTGCTGACCTTGCGCCCGGTGACGAAGCCCTCTATTTCACACCGAGCTACACCGTGACCGAGGAGGATGTGGCGCGGGGCGCTCTCAAGCTGGTCTTTGCTGTGGAAGGAACATGCGAGGGTACGGTCGTGCGCCTCGGGCGAAGATTCCATTTCGACATGGCAACAGGTGCGGTTCAAGTGGAGGAGAGTCCCGCCTGCTGA
- a CDS encoding ABC transporter substrate-binding protein codes for MVRHHMSKTLKNLPLANDASRRSFLKLSGALGAAAAFTTSLAACGAPAATTTGAAANTAPINKDLIIEAGISYALSTGFDPLSSSGATPLAANLHVYEGLVELHPATREPYNALAAADPKMVNDTTYQVALRDGAKFHNGAPVTAEDVVFSFTRVMDPANKSLFSQFIPFIKDVKALDAKTVEFSLAYAFPGFAPRISVVKIVPKALTNFPLGSDQLKAFDAKPVGTGPYKLVSAVKDDKIVFEANADYNGPMPALAKGMTWLLLSDAAARVTAMQSGRVQAIEDVPYLDIEGLKSKATVESVQSFGMLFLMFNCAKAPFDNKLVRQALHYGLDKDSIIKKALFGNAKAASSYFQEGHPDYVKARNVYGYDPQKASDLLKQAGATSLEFELLTTDTAWVKDVAPLMLESWNKIPGVKVTLKTMQSGALYTDRVGKADFSVVAAPGDPSVFGNDADLLLSWFYAGDTWMKGRAYWAATPERAQLVDLMAKAGQSAKADARKLTGDIVDLVSEEVPLYPIFHRQLPSAWDAKKLSGFKPLPTTGVGFIGVGRTA; via the coding sequence ATGGTGAGGCATCACATGAGCAAGACCCTCAAGAACCTGCCGTTGGCCAACGATGCCAGCCGCCGGAGCTTCCTCAAGCTGTCGGGCGCCCTGGGCGCGGCGGCGGCGTTCACTACCTCCCTGGCCGCCTGCGGCGCCCCGGCCGCCACGACCACGGGGGCGGCCGCGAACACGGCGCCGATCAACAAGGACCTCATCATCGAGGCCGGCATCTCCTACGCTCTTTCCACCGGATTCGATCCCCTGTCATCCTCCGGGGCCACTCCCCTGGCAGCCAACCTTCATGTCTACGAGGGTCTCGTGGAGCTGCACCCGGCGACCCGGGAGCCCTACAACGCGCTGGCCGCCGCCGACCCGAAGATGGTCAACGACACCACCTACCAGGTGGCCCTCCGAGACGGAGCCAAGTTCCACAACGGCGCCCCGGTCACCGCCGAAGACGTCGTGTTCTCCTTCACCCGCGTTATGGACCCGGCCAACAAGTCGCTCTTCTCGCAGTTCATCCCGTTCATCAAGGACGTCAAGGCTCTCGACGCGAAGACCGTCGAGTTCTCGCTGGCGTATGCCTTCCCCGGCTTCGCCCCGCGGATCTCCGTCGTCAAGATCGTACCCAAGGCACTCACCAACTTCCCGCTGGGCTCCGACCAGCTCAAGGCATTCGACGCCAAGCCGGTCGGCACGGGACCGTACAAGCTGGTCTCCGCCGTCAAGGACGACAAGATCGTGTTCGAGGCGAACGCCGACTACAACGGACCGATGCCCGCCCTGGCCAAGGGCATGACCTGGCTGCTGCTCTCCGACGCTGCCGCCCGCGTCACGGCGATGCAGTCCGGCCGCGTGCAGGCCATCGAGGACGTCCCGTACCTGGACATCGAGGGACTGAAGTCCAAGGCCACGGTGGAATCCGTCCAGTCCTTCGGCATGCTCTTCCTGATGTTCAACTGCGCCAAGGCTCCGTTCGATAACAAGCTGGTCCGCCAGGCCCTGCACTACGGGCTGGACAAGGACTCCATCATCAAGAAGGCCCTGTTCGGCAACGCCAAGGCCGCCAGCTCCTACTTCCAGGAAGGCCACCCGGACTACGTCAAGGCCAGGAACGTCTACGGCTACGACCCCCAGAAGGCATCGGACCTGCTGAAGCAGGCGGGAGCCACGAGCCTGGAATTCGAACTCCTGACCACCGACACCGCCTGGGTCAAGGACGTCGCCCCGCTGATGCTCGAATCCTGGAACAAGATCCCCGGCGTCAAGGTCACGCTCAAGACCATGCAGTCCGGCGCCCTGTACACCGACCGCGTCGGCAAGGCAGACTTCTCAGTCGTCGCGGCCCCTGGCGATCCGTCCGTGTTCGGCAACGACGCGGACCTGCTGCTGAGCTGGTTCTACGCCGGCGACACCTGGATGAAAGGCCGCGCCTACTGGGCCGCCACCCCGGAACGGGCCCAACTTGTGGACCTGATGGCCAAGGCCGGCCAGTCAGCCAAGGCCGACGCCCGGAAGCTCACCGGCGACATCGTGGACCTCGTCTCCGAAGAGGTCCCGCTCTACCCGATCTTCCACCGCCAGCTCCCGAGTGCCTGGGACGCCAAGAAGCTCAGCGGCTTCAAGCCTCTGCCCACCACCGGCGTCGGCTTCATCGGCGTCGGACGCACAGCCTGA